A genomic region of Raphanus sativus cultivar WK10039 chromosome 6, ASM80110v3, whole genome shotgun sequence contains the following coding sequences:
- the LOC130495570 gene encoding uncharacterized protein LOC130495570: MSTRIRIALVVNLLSLIFSTTIVDSNQSTVPLRSFKISENVTYDCIDIYKQPGLNHPLLKTHKIQMKSSISRPELKMQTGKNETSNKKKLECPNGTVPILRNTKGFATNSQIFAEKNFHPLSADSPGMHIAGVRSNGLFRGVQAWFSANALNVGNDQISYSQIYIGSGSGNQVNYISAGWMINPSLYGDQRVWTFGFWKGKDGKGCYNTACSGFVQVSKVIPIVEPSVLKPGVPGWLRYSIHQDKNTGNWWITQLKENAPNEDIGYWPKELFNLLDNGANMVGAGGVVHASPSGSSPPMGNGLLPNGDPQDSGVFTNIEVLNSNYEQHKMDYFPIESLVDSVKCYGLRIGSQKRFRHLGFFFNYGGLGGNECGA; the protein is encoded by the exons atgtcaaCCAGAATTAGGATAGCGCTTGTTGTGAATTTGTTATCTCTTATATTTTCAACAACTATAGTTGATTCCAATCAAAGTACAGTACCTCTCAGATCTTTTAAG ATAAGCGAAAATGTTACATATGATTGCATAGATATTTATAAGCAACCAGGGCTCAATCATCCTTTGCTCAAAACCCACAAAATTCAG atGAAATCATCAATTTCAAGACCTGAGTTAAAGATGCAAACTGGCAAAAACGAAACAtctaacaaaaagaaattagaatgTCCAAATGGAACTGTTCCTATATTGAGAAATACAAAAGGATTTGCCACTAACTCACAAATCTTTGCTGAGAAGAATTTTCATCCGCTATCAGCAGATAGTCCCGGAATGCAT ATTGCTGGAGTAAGATCCAATGGTCTATTTCGTGGTGTACAAGCTTGGTTTAGTGCAAATGCGCTAAACGTGGGAAATGATCAAATCTCATATAGTCAAATATATATAGGCAGTGGATCGGGAAACCAAGTCAATTATATCTCAGCGGGTTGGATG ATAAATCCAAGTTTATATGGCGACCAACGTGTTTGGACTTTTGGATTTTGGAAG ggCAAGGATGGGAAAGGATGTTACAATACAGCATGTTCAGGGTTTGTTCAAGTATCAAAGGTGATTCCAATTGTTGAGCCCTCTGTTCTTAAGCCAGGAGTCCCCGGCTGGTTGCGATATTCCATTCATCAG GATAAAAATACAGGAAACTGGTGGATTACACAACTTAAGGAAAATGCACCTAATGAAGATATCGGTTATTGGCCAAAAGAATTATTTAATCTTCTAGACAATGGTGCAAATATGGTTGGAGCTGGTGGTGTTGTTCATGCTTCTCCTTCTGGTTCAAGCCCTCCCATGGGTAATGGTCTTTTACCGAATGGAGACCCCCAGGATTCAGGAGTTTTTACAAATATTGAAGTCTTGAATTCCAACTATGAGCAACATAAAATGGATTATTTTCCTATAGAGAGTTTGGTAGATAGTGTGAAATGTTATGGTCTAAGAATTGGTTCGCAAAAACGATTCCGTCATCTCGGTTTCTTTTTCAACTATGGTGGTTTGGGAGGGAATGAATGTGGAGCTTAA
- the LOC108833176 gene encoding uncharacterized protein LOC108833176 produces MSTRIRIALVVNLLSLIFSTTIVDSNQSTVPLRSFKISENVTYDCIDIYKQPGLNHPLLKTHKIQMKSSISRPELKMQTGKNETSNKTKLECPNGTVPILRNTKGFATNSQIFAEKNFHPLSADSPGMHIAGVRSNGLFRGVQAWFSANALNVGKDQVSYSQIYIGSGSKNQVNYISAGWMINPSLYGDQGVWTFGFWKGKDGKGCYNTACSGFVQVSKVIPIVEPSVLKPGVPGWLRYSIHQDKNTGNWWITQLKENAPNEDIGYWPKELFNLLDNGANMVGAGGVVHASPSGSSPPMGNGLLPNGDPQDSGVFTNIEVLNSNYEQHKMDSFPIESLVDSVKCYGLRIGSQLRFRHLGFFFNYGGLGGNECGA; encoded by the exons ATAAGCGAAAATGTTACATATGATTGCATAGATATTTATAAGCAACCAGGGCTCAATCATCCTTTGCTCAAAACCCACAAAATTCAG atGAAATCATCAATCTCAAGACCTGAGTTAAAGATGCAAACTGGCAAAAACGAAACATCTAACAAAACGAAATTAGAATGTCCAAATGGAACTGTTCCTATATTGAGAAATACAAAAGGATTTGCCACTAACTCACAAATCTTTGCTGAGAAGAATTTTCATCCGCTATCAGCAGATAGTCCTGGAATGCAT ATTGCTGGAGTAAGATCCAATGGTCTATTTCGTGGTGTACAAGCTTGGTTTAGTGCAAATGCGCTAAACGTGGGAAAGGATCAAGTCTCATATAGTCAAATATATATAGGCAGTGGATCGAAAAACCAAGTCAATTATATCTCAGCGGGTTGGATG ATAAATCCAAGTTTATATGGCGACCAAGGTGTTTGGACTTTTGGATTTTGGAAG ggCAAGGATGGGAAAGGATGTTACAATACAGCATGTTCAGGGTTTGTTCAAGTATCAAAGGTGATTCCAATTGTTGAGCCCTCTGTTCTTAAGCCAGGGGTCCCCGGCTGGTTGCGATATTCCATTCATCAG GATAAAAACACAGGAAACTGGTGGATTACACAACTTAAGGAAAATGCACCTAATGAAGATATCGGTTATTGGCCAAAAGAATTATTTAATCTTCTAGACAATGGTGCAAATATGGTTGGAGCTGGTGGTGTTGTTCATGCTTCTCCTTCTGGTTCAAGCCCTCCCATGGGTAATGGTCTTTTACCGAATGGAGACCCCCAGGATTCAGGAGTTTTTACAAATATTGAAGTCTTGAATTCCAACTATGAGCAACATAAAATGGATTCTTTTCCTATAGAGAGTTTGGTAGATAGTGTGAAATGTTATGGTCTAAGAATTGGTTCGCAATTACGATTCCGTCATCTCGGTTTCTTTTTCAACTATGGTGGTTTGGGAGGGAATGAATGTGGAGCTTAA